A single window of Helicobacter pylori NCTC 11637 = CCUG 17874 = ATCC 43504 = JCM 12093 DNA harbors:
- a CDS encoding DNA-directed RNA polymerase subunit beta/beta': MSKKIPLKNRLRADFTKTPTDLEVPNLLLLQRDSYDSFLYSKEGKESGIEKVFKSIFPIQDEHNRITLEYAGCEFGKSKYTVREAMERGITYSIPLKIKVRLILWEKDTKSGEKNGIKDIKEQSIFIREIPLMTERTSFIINGVERVVVNQLHRSPGVIFKEEESSTSLNKLIYTGQIIPDRGSWLYFEYDSKDVLYARINKRRKVPVTILFRAMDYQKQDIIKMFYPLVKVRYENDKYLIPFASLDANQRMEFDLKDSQGKIILLAGKKLTSRKIKELKENHLEWVEYPMDILLNRHLAEPVMVGKEVLLDMLTQLDKNKLEKIHDLGVQEFAIINDLALGHDASIIQSFLADSESLKLLKQTEKIDDENALAAIRIHKVMKPGDPVTTEVAKQFVKKLFFDPERYDLTMVGRMKMNHKLGLHVPDYITTLTHEDIITTVKYLMKIKNNQGKIDDRDHLGNRRIRAVGELLANELHSGLVKMQKTIKDKLTTMSGAFDSLMPHDLVNSKMITSTIMEFFMGGQLSQFMDQTNPLSEVTHKRRLSALGEGGLVKDRVGFEARDVHPTHYGRICPIETPEGQNIGLINTLSTFTRVNDLGFIEAPYKKVVDGKVVGETIYLTAIQEDSHIIAPASTPIDEEGNILGDLIETRVEGEIVLNEKSKVTLMDLSSSMLVGVAASLIPFLEHDDANRALMGTNMQRQAVPLLRSDAPIVGTGIEKIIARDSWGAIKANRAGVVEKIDSKNIYILGEGKEEAYIDAYSLQKNLHTNQNTSFNQVPIVKVGDKVGAGQIIADGPSMDRGELALGKNVRVAFMPWNGYNFEDAIVVSERITKDDIFTSTHIYEKEVDARELKHGAEEFTADIPDVKEEALAHLDESGIVKVGTYVSAGMILVGKTSPKGEIKSTPEERLLRAIFGDKAGHVVNKSLYCPPSLEGTVIDVKVFTKKGYEKDARVLSAYEEEKAKLDMEHFDRLTMLNREELLRVSSLLSQAILEEPFSHNGKDYKEGDQIPKEEIASINRFTLASLVKKYSKEVQNHYEITKNNFLEQKKVLGEEHEEKLSILEKDDILPNGVIKKVKLYIATKRKLKVGDKMAGRHGNKGIVSNIVPVADMPYTADGEPVDIVLNPLGVPSRMNIGQILEMHLGLVGKEFGKQIASMLEDKTRDFAKELRAKMLEIANAINEKDPLTIHALENCSDEELLEYAKDWSKGVKMAIPVFEGISQEKFYKLFELAKIAMDGKMDLYDGRTGEKMRERVNVGYMYMIKLHHLVDEKVHARSTGPYSLVTHQPVGGKALFGGQRFGEMEVWALEAYGAAHTLKEMLTIKSDDIRGRENAYRAIAKGEQVGESEIPETFYVLTKELQSLALDINIFGDDVDEDGAPKPIVIKEDDRPKDFSSFQLTLASPEKIHSWSYGEVKKPETINYRTLKPERDGLFCMKIFGPTKDYECLCGKYKKPRFKDIGTCEKCGVAITHSKVRRFRMGHIELATPVAHIWYVNSLPSRIGTLLGVKMKDLERVLYYEAYIVKEPGEAAYDNEGTKLVMKYDILNEEQYQNISRRYEDRGFVAQMGGEAIKDLLEEIDLITLLQSLKEEVKDTNSDAKKKKLIKRLKVVESFLNSGNRPEWMMLTVLPVLPPDLRPLVALDGGKFAVSDVNELYRRVINRNQRLKRLMELGAPEIIVRNEKRMLQEAVDVLFDNGRSTNAVKGANKRPLKSLSEIIKGKQGRFRQNLLGKRVDFSGRSVIVVGPNLKMDECGLPKNMALELFKPHLLSKLEERGYATTLKQAKRMIEQKSNEVWECLQEITEGYPVLLNRAPTLHKQSIQAFHPKLIDGKAIQLHPLVCSAFNADFDGDQMAVHVPLSQEAIAECKVLMLSSMNILLPASGKAVAIPSQDMVLGLYYLSLEKSGVKGEHKLFSSVNEIITAIDTKELDIHAKIRVLDQGNIIATSAGRMIIKSILPDFIPTDLWNRPMKKKDIGVLVDYVHKVGGIGITATFLDHLKTLGFRYATKAGISISMEDIITPKDKQKMVEKAKVEVKKIQQQYDQGLLTDQERYNKIIDTWTEVNDKMSKEMMTAIAQDKEGFNSIYMMADSGARGSAAQIRQLSAMRGLMTKPDGSIIETPIISNFKEGLNVLEYFNSTHGARKGLADTALKTANAGYLTRKLIDVSQNVKVVSDDCGTHEGIEITDIAVGSELIEPLEERIFGRVLLEDVIDPITNEILLYADTLIDEEGAKKVVEAGIKSITIRTPVTCKAPKGVCAKCYGLNLGEGKMSYPGEAVGVVAAQSIGEPGTQLTLRTFHVGGTASRSQDEREIVASKEGFVRFYNLRTYTNKEGKNIIANRRNASILVVEPKIKAPFDGELRIETVYEEVVVSVKNGDQEAKFVLRRSDIVKPSELAGVGGKIEGKVYLPYASGHKVHKGGSIADIIQEGWNVPNRIPYASELLVKDNDPIAQDVYAKEKGVIKYYVLEANHLERTHGIKKGDMVSEKGLFAVIADDNGREAARHYIARGSEILIDDNSEVSANSVISKPTTNTFKTIATWDPYNTPIIADFKGKVSFVDVIAGVTVAEKEDENTGITSLVVNDYIPSGYKPSLFLEGANGEEARYFLEPKTSIAISDGSSVEQAEVLAKIPKATVKSRDITGGLPRVSELFEARKPKPKDVAILSEVDGIVSFGKPIRNKEHIIVTSKDGRSMDYFVDKGKQILVHADEFVHAGEAMTDGVISSHDILRISGEKELYKYIVSEVQQVYRRQGVSIADKHIEIIVSQMLRQVRILDSGDSKFIEGDLVSKKLFKEENARVIALKGEPAIAEPVLLGITRAAIGSDSIISAASFQETTKVLTEASIAMKKDFLEDLKENVVLGRMIPVGTGMYKNKKIVLRALEDNSKF, translated from the coding sequence ATGTCAAAAAAAATTCCCCTAAAAAACCGCTTGAGAGCTGATTTTACAAAAACCCCAACAGATTTAGAAGTCCCTAATTTATTATTATTACAACGAGACAGCTATGATTCTTTCTTGTATTCTAAAGAGGGCAAAGAGAGCGGGATTGAAAAGGTTTTTAAATCCATTTTCCCTATCCAAGATGAGCATAACCGCATCACTTTAGAATACGCGGGTTGCGAATTTGGCAAGTCTAAATACACCGTTAGAGAAGCGATGGAGAGGGGCATTACCTACTCTATCCCTCTCAAAATTAAAGTGCGCTTGATCTTGTGGGAAAAAGATACCAAAAGTGGCGAAAAGAACGGCATTAAGGATATTAAAGAACAAAGCATTTTCATTCGTGAGATCCCTTTGATGACAGAACGCACTTCATTTATTATCAATGGGGTGGAGCGCGTGGTCGTCAATCAGCTCCACAGAAGCCCCGGTGTGATTTTTAAAGAAGAGGAGTCTAGCACTTCTTTAAACAAGCTCATTTACACAGGGCAAATCATCCCTGATAGGGGTTCGTGGTTGTATTTTGAATACGATTCTAAAGATGTTTTATACGCTCGTATCAATAAACGCCGTAAAGTGCCTGTTACTATTTTATTCAGGGCAATGGATTATCAAAAACAAGACATTATCAAAATGTTCTACCCGCTTGTTAAAGTGCGTTATGAAAACGATAAATATTTGATCCCGTTTGCTTCATTAGACGCCAATCAAAGAATGGAATTTGACTTGAAAGATTCTCAAGGCAAGATTATTCTTTTAGCAGGAAAAAAGCTCACTTCAAGAAAGATTAAAGAGCTTAAAGAAAACCATTTAGAATGGGTGGAATACCCTATGGATATTTTACTCAATCGCCATTTAGCTGAGCCTGTTATGGTAGGGAAAGAAGTCTTATTGGACATGCTCACTCAACTAGATAAAAACAAATTAGAAAAAATCCACGATTTAGGCGTGCAAGAATTTGCGATCATCAACGATCTAGCGTTAGGGCATGACGCTTCCATTATCCAATCTTTTTTGGCCGATTCTGAGTCTTTGAAATTGCTCAAGCAAACCGAAAAAATTGATGATGAAAACGCTCTAGCAGCGATTCGTATCCATAAGGTTATGAAGCCAGGCGATCCTGTTACGACTGAAGTGGCTAAGCAGTTTGTCAAAAAACTTTTCTTTGATCCAGAACGCTATGATTTGACCATGGTGGGCCGCATGAAAATGAATCACAAGTTAGGCTTGCATGTGCCTGATTACATTACGACTTTAACGCATGAAGATATTATCACCACCGTTAAATACCTCATGAAAATCAAAAACAATCAGGGCAAGATTGATGACAGGGACCACTTGGGCAATCGTAGGATCAGGGCGGTAGGGGAATTGTTGGCCAATGAATTGCATTCAGGCTTAGTGAAAATGCAAAAGACCATTAAAGACAAGCTCACTACCATGAGCGGGGCTTTTGATTCGCTCATGCCCCATGACTTGGTTAATTCTAAAATGATCACCAGCACCATCATGGAATTTTTCATGGGCGGTCAGCTCTCGCAATTTATGGATCAAACTAACCCTTTGAGTGAGGTTACGCACAAACGACGCCTTTCAGCACTCGGTGAAGGGGGATTGGTGAAAGACAGGGTAGGGTTTGAAGCTAGGGATGTGCACCCCACGCATTATGGCCGAATTTGTCCCATTGAGACCCCAGAAGGTCAAAATATCGGTCTGATCAACACCCTTTCCACTTTCACAAGAGTGAATGATTTAGGCTTTATTGAAGCCCCTTATAAAAAGGTTGTGGATGGCAAGGTAGTGGGCGAGACGATTTATTTGACCGCTATTCAAGAAGACAGCCACATCATCGCTCCCGCAAGCACCCCCATTGATGAAGAGGGTAATATTTTGGGCGATTTGATTGAAACGCGCGTGGAAGGCGAGATCGTTTTAAACGAAAAAAGCAAAGTAACCTTAATGGATTTAAGCTCTAGCATGCTAGTAGGGGTCGCCGCATCGCTCATTCCTTTCTTAGAGCATGATGACGCTAACCGCGCTTTAATGGGGACTAACATGCAGCGTCAAGCGGTGCCGTTATTAAGAAGCGACGCTCCCATTGTAGGCACAGGGATTGAAAAAATTATCGCTAGGGATTCTTGGGGAGCGATCAAAGCCAATCGTGCAGGCGTTGTAGAAAAAATTGATTCTAAAAATATTTATATTTTAGGCGAAGGCAAAGAAGAAGCCTATATTGATGCGTATTCTTTGCAAAAAAACTTGCACACCAACCAAAACACCAGTTTCAATCAAGTCCCTATCGTTAAAGTGGGCGATAAAGTGGGAGCCGGGCAAATCATCGCTGATGGCCCTAGCATGGATAGAGGCGAGTTAGCGTTAGGGAAAAATGTGCGCGTGGCATTCATGCCTTGGAATGGCTATAACTTTGAAGACGCGATCGTGGTGAGTGAGCGCATCACTAAAGATGATATTTTCACTTCCACCCACATTTATGAAAAAGAAGTGGATGCTAGGGAGCTTAAGCATGGCGCGGAAGAATTTACCGCTGATATTCCTGATGTGAAAGAAGAAGCGCTCGCTCATCTTGATGAAAGCGGGATCGTTAAAGTGGGCACTTATGTGAGCGCTGGCATGATTTTAGTGGGTAAGACTTCTCCTAAAGGCGAGATTAAAAGCACGCCTGAAGAGAGGCTTTTAAGGGCTATTTTTGGGGATAAAGCTGGGCATGTGGTCAATAAGAGTTTGTATTGCCCTCCCAGTTTGGAAGGCACGGTGATTGATGTAAAGGTCTTCACTAAAAAAGGCTATGAGAAAGACGCGCGAGTTTTGAGCGCGTATGAAGAAGAAAAAGCCAAGCTTGATATGGAGCATTTTGATCGCTTGACCATGCTCAATAGAGAAGAATTGTTGCGCGTTAGTTCGCTCCTTTCTCAAGCGATTTTAGAAGAGCCTTTCAGCCATAACGGCAAGGATTATAAAGAAGGCGATCAAATCCCCAAAGAAGAAATCGCTTCAATCAACCGCTTCACTTTGGCTAGTTTAGTCAAAAAGTATTCTAAAGAAGTGCAAAACCACTATGAAATCACTAAAAACAATTTCTTAGAGCAAAAGAAAGTTTTGGGTGAAGAGCATGAAGAAAAGCTTTCTATTTTAGAAAAAGATGATATTTTGCCTAATGGCGTGATCAAAAAAGTCAAGCTCTATATCGCTACAAAACGAAAGCTTAAAGTGGGCGATAAAATGGCAGGAAGGCATGGGAATAAAGGGATTGTGTCTAATATCGTGCCGGTTGCGGATATGCCTTATACCGCTGATGGCGAGCCTGTAGATATTGTCTTAAACCCTTTAGGCGTGCCAAGCCGCATGAATATCGGGCAGATTTTAGAAATGCATTTAGGCTTAGTGGGGAAAGAGTTTGGGAAACAAATCGCTAGCATGCTAGAGGATAAAACCAGAGATTTTGCCAAAGAATTGCGCGCTAAAATGCTAGAAATCGCTAACGCCATTAATGAAAAAGACCCCTTGACAATCCATGCACTTGAGAATTGCTCTGATGAAGAGCTTTTGGAATACGCCAAAGATTGGAGCAAGGGCGTTAAGATGGCTATCCCTGTGTTTGAAGGCATCTCGCAAGAAAAATTTTACAAGCTGTTTGAATTAGCCAAGATCGCTATGGATGGCAAAATGGATCTGTATGACGGGCGCACAGGCGAAAAAATGAGGGAACGCGTGAATGTGGGCTACATGTATATGATCAAACTCCACCATTTAGTGGATGAAAAAGTCCATGCCAGAAGCACGGGCCCTTATAGCCTAGTAACGCACCAACCCGTTGGGGGTAAAGCGCTCTTTGGGGGTCAAAGGTTTGGGGAAATGGAAGTGTGGGCCTTGGAAGCTTATGGTGCAGCGCACACTCTCAAAGAAATGCTTACCATTAAATCCGATGATATTAGAGGCAGAGAGAACGCTTATAGGGCTATCGCTAAAGGTGAGCAAGTGGGCGAGAGTGAAATCCCTGAGACTTTCTATGTTTTGACTAAAGAATTGCAATCGCTCGCTTTGGATATTAATATTTTTGGGGACGATGTGGATGAGGATGGAGCGCCTAAACCCATTGTCATTAAAGAAGATGACAGGCCTAAAGACTTTAGCTCTTTCCAGCTCACTCTAGCTAGCCCTGAAAAAATCCATTCTTGGAGTTATGGGGAAGTTAAAAAGCCAGAAACGATCAATTATCGCACCCTAAAACCTGAACGAGACGGCTTGTTTTGCATGAAAATCTTTGGCCCCACTAAAGATTATGAATGCTTGTGCGGTAAATACAAAAAGCCTCGCTTCAAAGACATTGGCACATGCGAAAAATGCGGCGTGGCGATCACGCACTCCAAAGTCAGGCGTTTTAGAATGGGGCATATTGAATTGGCCACTCCTGTAGCGCATATCTGGTATGTCAATTCCTTGCCTAGCCGTATCGGCACGCTTTTAGGCGTTAAGATGAAAGACTTAGAGCGCGTGTTGTATTATGAAGCTTATATCGTTAAAGAGCCAGGCGAAGCCGCTTATGACAATGAAGGCACTAAGCTTGTGATGAAATACGATATTTTGAATGAAGAGCAGTATCAAAATATCTCACGAAGATACGAAGACAGGGGCTTTGTAGCGCAAATGGGCGGTGAAGCGATCAAGGATTTGTTAGAAGAAATTGATTTGATCACCTTATTGCAGAGTTTGAAAGAAGAAGTGAAAGACACCAATTCCGATGCGAAAAAGAAAAAACTCATTAAGCGTTTGAAAGTGGTAGAAAGCTTTTTAAATTCTGGTAACAGGCCTGAGTGGATGATGCTCACGGTTTTACCGGTATTGCCACCGGATTTAAGGCCTTTAGTCGCACTAGATGGCGGGAAGTTTGCGGTCAGCGATGTGAATGAATTGTATCGTCGTGTTATTAATCGTAACCAACGCTTGAAACGCTTAATGGAGCTTGGAGCGCCAGAAATCATTGTGCGCAATGAAAAAAGGATGTTGCAAGAAGCCGTGGATGTGCTTTTTGATAACGGCCGCAGCACCAATGCGGTTAAAGGGGCTAACAAACGCCCTTTAAAATCGCTCAGCGAAATCATTAAAGGCAAGCAAGGGCGTTTCAGGCAAAACCTTTTAGGTAAGCGCGTGGATTTTTCAGGCAGAAGCGTGATTGTGGTTGGGCCTAATCTTAAAATGGATGAATGCGGGTTGCCTAAAAACATGGCGTTGGAACTCTTCAAACCGCATTTGTTATCCAAGCTTGAAGAGAGAGGCTATGCCACCACGCTCAAACAAGCTAAACGCATGATTGAACAAAAAAGCAATGAAGTGTGGGAGTGCTTGCAAGAAATCACAGAGGGGTATCCGGTGCTACTCAACCGCGCTCCTACCTTGCACAAGCAATCCATTCAAGCGTTCCATCCAAAGCTGATTGACGGCAAAGCGATCCAATTGCACCCGTTAGTGTGTTCAGCGTTCAACGCCGATTTTGACGGGGACCAAATGGCGGTGCATGTGCCTTTAAGCCAGGAAGCGATCGCTGAATGCAAGGTGCTGATGCTAAGCTCTATGAATATCCTTCTGCCCGCTAGCGGTAAAGCCGTAGCCATTCCTAGCCAGGATATGGTTTTAGGGCTTTATTATCTTTCTTTAGAAAAGAGCGGGGTCAAGGGCGAGCATAAGCTTTTTTCTAGCGTGAATGAAATCATCACCGCTATTGACACGAAAGAATTAGACATCCACGCAAAGATTAGGGTTTTAGATCAAGGGAATATTATCGCTACGAGTGCGGGACGCATGATCATTAAGTCCATTTTGCCTGACTTTATCCCTACGGATTTGTGGAACAGACCCATGAAGAAAAAAGATATTGGCGTGCTTGTGGATTATGTGCATAAAGTCGGCGGTATCGGCATTACCGCAACCTTTTTGGATCATTTAAAAACGCTTGGCTTTAGGTATGCGACTAAGGCTGGTATTTCTATCTCTATGGAAGATATTATCACGCCAAAAGACAAGCAAAAAATGGTGGAGAAAGCCAAAGTAGAGGTTAAAAAAATCCAGCAACAATACGATCAAGGGCTGCTCACTGACCAAGAACGCTACAATAAGATCATTGACACTTGGACTGAAGTCAATGACAAAATGAGTAAAGAAATGATGACCGCTATCGCGCAAGATAAAGAGGGCTTTAACTCTATTTATATGATGGCTGATAGCGGCGCAAGGGGGAGCGCGGCGCAAATCCGTCAGCTTTCAGCGATGAGGGGTCTTATGACAAAGCCGGACGGCAGTATCATTGAAACGCCCATTATTTCTAACTTTAAAGAGGGGTTGAATGTCTTAGAATACTTTAACTCCACGCATGGCGCTAGAAAGGGCTTAGCGGATACAGCGCTAAAAACAGCCAATGCGGGGTATTTGACAAGAAAGCTCATTGATGTTTCGCAAAATGTCAAGGTGGTGTCTGATGATTGCGGCACGCATGAAGGGATTGAAATCACGGATATTGCGGTGGGGAGTGAGCTGATTGAACCTTTAGAAGAGCGTATTTTTGGGCGCGTTTTATTAGAAGATGTGATTGATCCCATTACGAATGAAATCTTGCTTTATGCGGACACTTTGATTGATGAAGAGGGCGCTAAAAAGGTGGTTGAAGCCGGGATTAAATCCATTACGATCCGCACCCCAGTAACTTGTAAAGCGCCAAAGGGCGTGTGCGCGAAATGCTATGGCTTGAATTTGGGCGAAGGCAAGATGAGTTATCCGGGTGAAGCGGTGGGCGTGGTGGCTGCGCAATCTATTGGGGAGCCTGGAACGCAGCTCACTTTAAGGACTTTCCATGTGGGCGGGACAGCGAGCAGGAGTCAGGATGAGCGCGAAATTGTAGCGAGCAAAGAAGGTTTTGTGCGTTTCTACAACCTTAGGACTTACACGAATAAAGAGGGTAAAAACATTATCGCTAACCGCCGTAACGCTTCTATTTTAGTGGTAGAGCCTAAGATTAAAGCGCCTTTTGATGGGGAATTACGCATTGAAACGGTCTATGAAGAAGTCGTTGTGAGCGTGAAAAATGGCGATCAAGAAGCTAAATTTGTTTTAAGGAGAAGCGATATTGTCAAGCCAAGCGAATTAGCCGGCGTTGGCGGTAAGATTGAGGGGAAAGTGTATTTGCCTTATGCTAGTGGGCATAAGGTGCATAAGGGGGGAAGTATCGCTGATATTATTCAAGAGGGCTGGAACGTGCCTAATCGCATCCCTTATGCGAGCGAATTGCTAGTCAAGGATAATGACCCTATTGCGCAAGATGTGTATGCCAAAGAAAAAGGCGTGATCAAATACTATGTTTTAGAGGCTAACCATTTGGAGCGCACCCATGGGATCAAAAAGGGCGATATGGTGAGCGAAAAAGGCTTGTTTGCGGTGATAGCTGATGATAATGGTAGGGAAGCCGCTCGCCATTATATCGCTAGGGGTTCTGAGATCTTGATTGATGATAATAGCGAAGTGAGCGCTAATAGCGTGATCTCTAAACCCACGACTAACACTTTCAAAACGATTGCCACATGGGATCCTTACAACACCCCTATCATTGCGGACTTTAAAGGTAAGGTGAGTTTTGTGGATGTTATCGCAGGGGTTACGGTCGCTGAAAAAGAAGACGAAAATACCGGTATCACCAGCTTAGTGGTGAATGATTACATTCCAAGCGGATACAAACCAAGCTTATTTTTAGAGGGGGCTAATGGCGAAGAAGCGCGTTATTTCCTAGAGCCAAAAACTTCTATCGCCATTAGCGATGGCTCTAGCGTGGAGCAGGCTGAAGTGTTAGCGAAAATCCCTAAAGCGACCGTTAAATCCAGAGATATTACCGGAGGTCTCCCGAGGGTTTCTGAACTCTTTGAAGCGAGAAAGCCTAAACCTAAAGATGTGGCGATCCTTTCTGAAGTGGATGGGATAGTGAGTTTTGGCAAACCCATTCGCAATAAAGAACACATCATTGTAACTTCTAAAGATGGCCGTTCCATGGATTATTTTGTGGATAAAGGCAAGCAAATTCTAGTGCATGCTGATGAATTTGTGCATGCGGGAGAGGCGATGACGGATGGAGTAATTTCAAGCCATGATATTTTAAGGATCAGCGGCGAAAAAGAGCTTTATAAATACATTGTGAGCGAAGTCCAGCAAGTGTATCGCAGGCAGGGGGTGAGCATTGCGGACAAACACATTGAAATCATTGTCTCTCAAATGCTAAGGCAAGTGCGCATTTTAGACAGCGGGGATAGCAAGTTTATTGAAGGGGATTTAGTCAGTAAAAAACTCTTCAAAGAAGAAAACGCTCGTGTGATCGCTTTAAAAGGCGAGCCAGCGATCGCTGAACCGGTGCTTTTAGGGATCACTAGAGCGGCTATTGGGAGCGATAGTATCATTTCAGCGGCCTCTTTCCAAGAAACGACTAAAGTTTTAACAGAAGCCAGTATTGCGATGAAAAAAGACTTTTTAGAGGATTTGAAAGAGAATGTGGTGTTGGGGAGGATGATCCCTGTGGGAACAGGCATGTATAAGAATAAAAAAATCGTGTTAAGAGCGCTTGAGGATAACTCTAAATTTTGA
- the rpsL gene encoding 30S ribosomal protein S12: MPTINQLIRKERKKVVKKTKSPALVECPQRRGVCTRVYTTTPKKPNSALRKVAKVRLTSKFEVISYIPGEGHNLQEHSIVLVRGGRVKDLPGVKYHIVRGALDTAGVNKRTVSRSKYGTKKAKATDKKATDNKKK; encoded by the coding sequence GTGCCTACTATCAATCAGCTGATTAGAAAAGAAAGGAAAAAGGTGGTTAAAAAAACCAAATCACCTGCATTAGTGGAATGCCCTCAAAGGAGAGGGGTTTGTACTAGGGTTTATACGACTACCCCTAAAAAGCCTAACTCGGCTTTAAGAAAGGTTGCCAAAGTTCGTTTGACCAGTAAATTTGAAGTGATCAGTTATATCCCTGGTGAAGGGCATAACTTGCAAGAACACTCTATTGTGTTAGTGCGTGGGGGTAGGGTTAAGGATTTACCCGGTGTGAAATACCACATCGTTCGTGGCGCTTTAGACACTGCAGGGGTCAATAAAAGAACGGTTTCACGCTCTAAGTATGGGACTAAAAAAGCTAAAGCGACCGACAAGAAAGCAACCGACAACAAGAAAAAATAA
- the rpsG gene encoding 30S ribosomal protein S7: MRRRKAPVREVLGDPVYGNKVVTKFINKMMFDGKKSVAEKIIYKAFNKIEEKSGEKGIEVFEKALERVRPLVEVRSRRVGGATYQVPVEVRASRQQSLSIRWILEATRKRNERMMVDRLANELMDAASDKGAAFKKKEDVHKMAEANKAFAHYRW; the protein is encoded by the coding sequence ATGAGAAGAAGAAAAGCACCCGTTAGGGAGGTTTTGGGCGATCCTGTTTATGGGAACAAAGTGGTTACTAAGTTTATCAATAAAATGATGTTCGACGGCAAGAAAAGCGTAGCGGAAAAAATCATCTACAAAGCTTTTAATAAGATTGAAGAAAAAAGCGGTGAAAAAGGGATTGAAGTGTTTGAAAAAGCCCTAGAAAGAGTGCGTCCTTTAGTAGAAGTGCGTAGCAGAAGAGTGGGTGGGGCTACCTATCAAGTGCCCGTAGAAGTGAGAGCGAGCCGCCAGCAGTCGCTATCTATCCGTTGGATTTTAGAAGCGACCAGAAAACGCAATGAAAGAATGATGGTGGATAGATTGGCTAATGAGCTTATGGATGCGGCTAGCGATAAGGGTGCGGCTTTTAAGAAAAAAGAAGATGTGCATAAAATGGCAGAAGCGAATAAAGCGTTCGCGCATTATCGCTGGTAA